One Parasphingorhabdus cellanae genomic region harbors:
- a CDS encoding mannitol dehydrogenase family protein, whose amino-acid sequence MRLSNTTIHHLSPEVDQSAFDRKIQDIGIVHFGLGAFTRAHQAIFTDCAMAAGDAGWMITGVSLRSTNVAEQLNPQDGLYLIAEQSGEGTRYRLSRAIREVLATSENTVQIIDVLTAPAVKIVSFTVTEKGYCRAPDGSLDLALADQSSFYPLLAKGFRARRNAGHSGLTLLSCDNLAENGRILGKLVSEYLAARAPDLLIWYQTYCTSPSTMVDRIVPATTDADRDCAETMTGLRDEALVMCEPFTQWVIEDDFASGRPHWENSGVQMVRDVSSYETAKLRMLNGAHSLLAYCGLNASHQFVHQAIADPCIRELVRRLMNVEAAPTINAEDGQDLRTYADTLIHRFENPKLNHQLSQIAADGSQKIPQRWLETLSLNGLSERSSPAILTAIAAWLKYVRDKLDIIDDPLAAQLSEICEINEPEKLVLAIFGPSGLLASDWTPTDDDIRFVVARLVEMQ is encoded by the coding sequence GTGAGACTATCAAATACGACAATCCATCATCTTTCACCAGAGGTAGACCAGAGCGCCTTCGACCGGAAAATACAGGATATAGGTATTGTTCATTTCGGCCTTGGCGCATTCACCCGGGCCCATCAGGCGATCTTTACGGACTGTGCCATGGCAGCGGGCGACGCAGGGTGGATGATCACCGGTGTCTCGCTCCGTTCAACAAACGTGGCCGAGCAGCTCAATCCCCAAGATGGTCTCTATTTGATTGCCGAGCAGTCCGGCGAGGGTACCCGGTACCGGCTCAGCCGGGCCATTCGCGAAGTATTGGCGACCTCTGAAAATACCGTGCAGATTATCGATGTGTTAACGGCTCCGGCAGTAAAAATTGTTAGCTTTACTGTCACCGAAAAGGGCTATTGCCGCGCTCCTGACGGTTCGCTTGACCTGGCCTTGGCAGACCAAAGTAGCTTTTATCCATTGTTGGCCAAAGGCTTCCGGGCGCGCCGCAATGCCGGCCATTCCGGATTGACTTTACTCAGCTGCGATAACCTCGCAGAGAATGGCCGGATACTTGGTAAGCTTGTATCTGAATATCTCGCTGCGCGGGCGCCGGACCTTTTGATTTGGTACCAGACATACTGCACCAGCCCGTCCACGATGGTCGATCGCATCGTACCTGCAACCACCGATGCCGACCGTGATTGTGCCGAGACCATGACCGGCTTGCGTGACGAAGCATTAGTCATGTGTGAACCCTTCACCCAGTGGGTAATCGAGGACGACTTTGCGAGCGGGCGCCCCCATTGGGAAAATAGTGGCGTGCAAATGGTTCGGGACGTGTCGTCATACGAAACGGCCAAGCTGCGCATGCTGAACGGTGCGCACTCGTTACTGGCCTATTGCGGCCTCAACGCCAGCCATCAATTTGTTCATCAGGCCATTGCGGACCCCTGCATTCGCGAGCTCGTTCGACGTCTTATGAATGTAGAAGCTGCTCCGACAATTAATGCGGAAGACGGTCAGGATTTGAGAACCTATGCAGATACGCTCATCCATCGTTTCGAAAATCCGAAACTGAACCATCAGCTGTCGCAAATCGCAGCGGACGGAAGTCAGAAGATTCCCCAGCGCTGGCTGGAAACTTTGTCGCTTAACGGTCTGAGCGAACGGTCGAGCCCGGCAATTCTAACGGCCATTGCTGCATGGCTGAAATATGTTCGTGATAAATTGGATATTATCGATGATCCACTTGCGGCACAACTTTCCGAGATCTGTGAAATCAACGAACCTGAGAAGCTCGTGCTCGCGATCTTTGGTCCCAGTGGGCTCCTCGCAAGTGATTGGACTCCAACCGACGATGATATTCGGTTTGTCGTTGCCAGGCTGGTTGAGATGCAATGA